ACCAACGGTTCGCTCTTTCTCCAGCGCATTCGCCAGGAGACGGGTCTCAAGGTGCGCATTCTCGTCGGCGAGGAAGAAGCGCGCCTCGCCTACCGGTCGGCGCTTGCTCACTTTGAGCTCGGCAAGGGGCGCGCCGTTGTCATCGACATCGGCGGCGGCTCGCTTGAACTTGCGCTCGCGGCTGAGGGATTGGTGGAGCACCTGACGTCGCTCCCGTTTGGCGCGCTGCGCCTCACCGAGCAGTTTTTACGCGGGGGCAAGCGGTCGAAATCGATTCGCAAACTGCGCAAGTTCGTTCGTGAAGAGATCAAAAGCGCGATTCCCTCACGCGACTGGCGTGGCGCGACAGTCATTGGCTCCGGCGGTACATTTACGAACCTCGCCGGTATTTACCTCGCCCGTCAGGGGATGCAGGCCGCGCGCACCGTGCATGGCACAAAGATTCCGCGCGCCGAAGTGGAGCATGTGCTCGACTTGCTCTCGGAGATGTCGCCGGATGAGTTGCTGGCGGTGCCGGGACTGAACAGCGGACGAGCGGACATTATTGTGGCCGGCCTCGCCGTTGTGGCGGAAGTGCTGGCACGGGTGGAGCCGCGTGACCTTACGGCATCCGCGTTCGGCATTCGCGAAGGGCTCCTGCTCGACGTCGCGCGCGTCATGCCAACGATCGCCGATCCGGGCGAAGCGCGGCAGCGGTCGGTGCGTGAGTTTGCAGAGCGCTGCCACTACGAGGAGCTTCACTCGCGGCAAGTGCAGCGACTGGCGCTCCAATTGTTTGACGCGCTGGGCAAACGGTTGGGCTGCGCGCCGGAAGACCGGCTGGTGCTTTCTGATGCCGCGCTCCTGCACGATGTGGGCTACCACATCAACTATCAGGGGCACCACAAACACTCACAGCACCTGATTCTCCACGCGGACCTTCTCGGGATCGCCCCGCACGAACAGGTCGTGATTGCTCACGTCGCGCGTTACCACCGCGGGTCCGTACCGGATGCGCGCAAACACGAAGCGTTCGGCCGGCTCGACAAACCGACCCGCCAGCGCATCATCCGTCTCGCGGCGCTCTTGCGCGTGGCCGATGGATTTGACCGTGGTCACATCGCGGCCGTGGACACGCTCCGTCCGCGACGCACCACGCGCGCGCTCCGCATTACCGCGACGCCGGTACCCAAGGCGAAGTCGCTGCGATTGGAGTTGTGGGGCGCGGCCCGCAAATGCACGCTCCTGGCGGAACTGCTTGGCACACCCGTGGACATCGTGGGGCCCGATGGCGTTCCCGTACGTCCTGCGGAGATGGACGAAGTCGTCGAATAGCGCCCGCCGTTTCGTCGCGGGCGTCGACGAGTGTTAGCCGAAGAGCTCGGCCCGTAGTTCACGCGGCACGGCGATTTCCCGAGACGCCGTCATACCATCGCGCAATCCCGCAGCGTCACGCGGCTGTGCCCAAGCGTCACGCTGGAATGCACGGTGCGCCGCTTGTTCGCGCGCATCACCAGGGGTGCGTTGCACATACTGCCCGTCGGCGGTGAGTTCCCACGCGTTCCGGTTGTCGGTGAGGTACGTCTCAAGCACGGCCGACAACTTCGCATGCCAGCGCACATCTTCGATTGGCACGACTGCTTCCACGCGCCGGTCGAAGTTGCGCGGCATCCAGTCGGCGCTGCCGATGTAGTACTCTCCCGCTCCATCATTCGCAAAGAAACTCATACGCGAGTGCTCGAGATAACGCCCGACCACGCTGGTCACGCGAATGTTCTCGCTAAGCCCCGATACCTGCGGACGCAGGCAGCAAATGCCACGGACAATGAGATCGATGGCCACCCCCGCCTCCGACGCGCGGTATAGTGCGTCGACGGTCTCCGCGTCCACGAGCGCGTTCATCTTGGCGATGATGCGCGCCGGACGCCCGTTCCGTGCGTGTTCGGCTTCACGATCAATCAGCTGGATCATCCGGTTGCGCAGGCCGCTCGGTGCGACCACCAGCTTGCGATACACGCGCTGCCGCGAGAATCCGGTGAGCATATTAAAGATGTCGCTCACGTCGGCGCCAATCGCTTCGCTGCACGTAAACAACCCCATGTCCGTGTAGACGCGCGCTGTTCGGGAGTTGTAGTTACCGGTGCCCATATGCACATAACGGCGGAAACCGTCGGGCTCGCGGCGCACCACCAACGCGAGCTTGGCATGCGTCTTCAGGCCAGGCACACCATACGCCACGTGTACGCCGAACGATTCCAGCTCGCGCGCGAAGTTGATGTTATTCGTTTCTTCGAAACGTGCCTGGAGCTCCACTAACACGGCCACTTGGATGCCGCGCTGCGCGGCCTGCGTGAGGGCGCGCACAATCGCACCGTCAGCGGAGGTGCGGTAGAGCGTCATCTTGATGGCGAGCGTGTTGTCATCGCGCGACGCCGCTTCGATGAACTGCTCCACTGTTGCGCCAAACGACTCAAATGGGTGGTGCACGAGCAGGTCGCGCTCACGGATGACGTCGAAGATAGATCGTTCGGCGTCGCGGAGCTCCTGTGGCACCGCCGCTTGAAATGGCGGATCGCGGAGTTCAGGGAGATCGCGCGACGACAACGAGAGTAGCTCACCGAGGTCGAGCAGTGGCCCGGCGTCATACACTTCGCGTTCGCCGAGCTGTTCAAACTCCGGATCTTCACTCTCGCGCAATTCTTCGAGCAGCAGCGCCCGGAGTTCGCTCGGCATCCCCGTTTGCACTTCCAAGCGCACGACTTCACCAAAGCGGCGCTGGAACACCTGCTCTTCGATCATAGCGAGCAGATCTTCCGGCTCCTCGGTATTCGAGACCTCAAGATCGGAATAGCGCGTGATGCGGAAGGTGTGCCATCCCACCACCTGCATCCCGGGAAAGAGCCGACCGAGATGCGAGCCGATGACGGCTTCCATCGGCACGAACTGGTGCGGGCGCCCGTCCACTGGCACCCAGCGCGGGAGCGACTTCGGCACTTTGACGCGCGCGAAATGATCCGTCCCACGCTCGGGATCACGCAGTTCGACAGCGAGTGAAATACTGAGATTGGAGATGTACGGGAATGGATGCCCAGGATCGACGGCGAGCGGCGTGAGCACTGGGTACACGTTGCGCTCAAAGAACGCATCAACCTGCTCGCGCTCGGGTCCTGAGAGCTCCGACATCGCCAAAAGGCGTACACCGTGCGCAGCCAGCGCCGGCAATAGTTGCTCATGCAGGCAGGTGCCCGCCTGTGCCAGCAGCTCCGCCACGCGTCGCTCCACGCGCTCCAACTGATCGCGCGCGGTGAGACCATCTGGCGGCGTCTGCTGCACGCGCGCCGATACTTGGCGACGCAGGCCGGCCACGCGCACCATGTAGAACTCGTCGAGGTTCGAGCTGAAGATGGCAAGAAACTTCAGCCGCTCGAGCAGTGGGTTGCGCACGTCGAAGGCTTCGGCGAGCACCCGCGCATTGAACTCCAGCCACGACAGCTCGCGATTGAGAAAGCGCGAGGGTTGGGTGCGGAGATTCTGGTCTACGGCCTGCAACGTGCTCATGGTGAAATATCGCTCAGGGTCGTGCGCGGGGGGGGGCGATCAGCACGCCGAGTTAGCGCTCCTCGAAATTATGCTTGATTTGCTTGCCTTCGGCGAGGTAGACCGCGTCTTCGCCCACATTGGTGGCTAAGTCCGCTACCCGCTCCAAGTTACGGCTCACCAAGAACAGTTCGAGGGCGGCGGTAATGGCCTTGGGATCCTCCAACACGTGCGTAATCACGATGCGAAACACGGAGTCATTGAGGGCGTCCACCTGGTCGTCCATGGCGCAGACGGCACGGCCGAGCACGCCGTCAGCGCGCACGAACGCATCGAGCGCGTCGCTGAGCATGCGGCGCGCGCGGCGCGCCATATCCTCGATTTCCGGCGACGGCACGATGTCGCCGCGTAGCTGCGAGAGCCGGAGCGCCGACTGCGCAATGTTCACCGCATGATCGCCCACCCGCTCGAGATCACTGGAGATCTTGATGGTGCTGACGATAAAGCGCAGGTCGCGGGCCATCGGCTGTTGCAGGGCGAGCAGCGAAATGGCCAGCTGCTCCACCTCGACTTCGAGCTGGTCCATACGATGGTCGCCAATGATTACCGCTTCGGCCTTTGCGTCATCGCGATGCAGCAGCGCGTCCACCGCGAGCTCCACGAGCGACTCCGCTCGCTCTGACATCTCGAGAAGCAGTTGCTTGAGGTCGCGCAGCTGCTCGTGAAAATGCCGGAACGCCGGCGGGCCTGCTGGCATTTCGCCCTCGGCCGCCGCGCGCGTGGTGTCCGTGTTCATCCAAACCTCCCGGTGATATAAGCTTCCGTCTGCGCTTCGCGCGGACTCGTAAACAATGCTGCGGTATTGCCGATTTCGATCAGGCGTCCCATAAAAAAGAACGCGGTGCGGTCCGACACACGGGCCGCCTGCTGCATGTTGTGCGTGACAATCACAATCGTCAGTTCACGCTTCAGCTCCACGAGGAGCTCTTCGATACGCTGTGTCGCGATTGGATCGAGCGCCGAGCATGGCTCATCCATCAACAGCACTTCGGGGTCGTTCGCCAGCGCGCGCGCGATGCACAAACGCTGTTGCTGTCCACCGGAGAGCCCGATGGCCGATTCTCGAAGGCGATCTTTGACCTCCTCCCAGAGGGCGGCGCGACGCAGCGCCCCTTCTACCACTTCATCGAGTTTGGCACGGTCCGTTTCACCGTTGATGCGCGGACCAAACGCCACATTCTCATAGATCGATTTGGGAAAGCAGTTCCAGCGCTGAAACACCATCCCCGTACGCTGGCGCAACGCCACGACATCGGTACCGCGCGCATAGATGTCGGCATCGTCGAGAAATATCTTTCCTTCGTGCCGCGTGCCGGGAATCAACTCATTCAACCGGTTGATGGAGCGCAAGAATGTGGACTTGCCGCAGCCCGACGGTCCAATGAACGCCGTGATCGACCGCGCCTGAATGTCCATCGTGATTTCGTGCAGCGCCTGTTTCTTGCCATACCAAAACGAAAAGGCGCTCGCGTCAATTAGTCCCGGCGTGCCGGGCACGCCAAAGCCGGTCGGCCGATCAAGGATCGGCTCGCGCACCATCTGTTCCGTCAACGAGCCGGGGCTCACCCGAACCGTCCCGTGATGTAGGCTTCGGTTCGCGCGTCCGCGGGCGCCGTGAAGATCTTGGCCGTGGGGGCGCACTCCACCATTTCGCCATGCAGGAAGAACGCCGTGACGTCGGACACACGTGCCGCCTGCTGCATGTTGTGCGTCACCATCACGACCGCCACATCCTTCCGCAACTCGTACACCAACTCCTCGACACTCTGCGTGCTGATTGGGTCGAGTGAGGCCGTCGGCTCGTCGAGGAGCAAGACCTCGGGGTCGGTGGCAAGCGCGCGGGCGATGCACAGCCGCTGTTGCTGCCCGCCGGAGAGACCGGTGGCCGGCGCACCGAGGCGATCTTTGACTTCGTCCCACAGCGCCGAGCGGCGAAGCGCACGTTCGACAATCGCCTCGAGCTCACGCCCCGTCGGACTGGGGCGATGCACCTTGAGCCCAGCGGCGACATTCTCGCGAATCGACATCGTCGGAAACGGCGTCGGCTTTTGGAACACCATCCCGACGTGCTTTCGAATGGCGGTCGGATTGACGCGTGGATCAAAAATATCGTGGCCGTCGAGCAACACGCGCCCAGTCGCGGTGGCGCCACTCACGGTTTCGTGCATCCGATTGAGGCAGCGCAAGAAGGTGGACTTGCCGCAGCCCGACGGCCCGATGATCGCGGTAACGCGGTGGTCGAGCACGTCCATCGAGACATCCTTCACCGCTCGCTTGCCACTGAATGACGCCGAGAGTTCTTCCACGCGAATACGCGCGGCGACCGGCGCCTCATCGGCACCGCCGCGCTCCACGCGGAGCGTAGTGATCGGCCGGCTCATCGTGGCCACGGGGCGCTCACTCACTGCCGCTGTCGACACGTGACTGCGTTGCCGCACGGGCGACGAGGCTGATGGTGAGCACAAGGGCAATGAGGACGAGGGCGCCTGCCCAGGCCTGGCGATGCCAGTCTTCATACGGACTCACCGCGTATTGAAAGATCTGCAACGGGAGCGCTGCAATAGGCTTGTTGAGCGAGTACGAGCGAAACTGATTGCCGAGCGCCGTAAACAACAACGGCGCGGTTTCGCCAGCGATACGGGCAATGGCGACGAGCGCTCCCGTCACGATTCCCGCCGTGGCCGTGCGGAGCACCACCGTGATTGCCGTACGCGAACGCGAATACCCCAACGCGAGCGCGGCTTCACGGAGTGACTGCGGCACGAGCCGAACCATTTCCTCCGTCGTCCGCGTCACCATCGGCACGAGCATCGCGGCCAACGCGACGGCACCGGCCCACGCCGAGAAGTGCCCCAGCGGACGCACTAGGAACTCCCACGCAAAAATGCCCATCACAATCGACGGCAGGCCGTTGAGCACATCCGCCAAGAAGCGCACCACGGTGGCAAGCTTGGTGGCGCGTCGTTCGGCGACATACAGCCCCGCCCCGATGCCAATCGGCATGCCGATGGCCGCGCCAACACCCACCACCATCAGCGTGCCGAGGATGGCATTCGCCATACCGCCGCCGACCTCACCCACGGACTTTGGATCCTGCGTGAAGAACGCCACGTTGAGCGACGACAACCCCGAACGCCCGAGGTGATACACAATGAGCACGAGCGGAATTACAGCGATCACCGCAGACAGCGCGAGCAACGTCACCATAATCGCATTCACCACGCGGCGGCGGCGAAGCGTGCGCGCGGTGCGGGCCACCGCATTCCGCTGCCGCGCGCTCGGCCGCGTCTCACGCGCGTCATGCGCGTTCAGCGAGCCGGCGGGCACCGTCTGCAGCGGACTCATGCCACCTTCCGTGTACCGCCGCTCGTCTGCCACACGAGCCAGCGGGCCACAAAATTCACCAACAACGTGATCACGAAGAGCACAAAGCCCACGGCCATCAACGCCGAGAGATGCATATCGCCCGAGGCTTCGGCAAACTCGTTGGCGATGAGCGATGCAATGGTGTAACCGGGAGCGAAGAGCGAGGCGGCAATCTCGTGGCGGTTGCCGATGACCATCGTCACCGCCATCGTCTCGCCGAGCGCGCGTCCTAGGCCGAGGATGATGCCGCCAATGATTCCAGAGCGGGCAAAGGGCAACACCGCCCCGACGATCGCCTCCCAGCGCGTGGCACCGAGCGCCAGCGCTGCTTCACGCTGTGACCGCGGCACGGCAAGCAACACTTCGCGCGAAACCGAAGAGATGTACGGCAGGATCATGATCGCCAGCACGACACCGGCGGCGAGCATCGACGGCCCGTATGCCGGGCCACTGAAGAACGGCGTGGCACCCAAGTGCAGCGTGTCGCGCAGAAAGGGCATCACCGTTTCGCGCAGCGCGGGCACGAGCACAAAGATTCCCCACAGCCCGTAGACCACGCTGGGAATAGCGGCGAGCAAATCAATCAAAAAGCCAACGGGCTGACGCAGCCAGCGCGGGGCAAACTCGGCCACGAAGATAGCGACGCCAATCGCGAGCGGCGTCGCGATCACCAACGCAATCACCGACGACACGATGGTGCCGTAAATGGCCGGCGCGGCGCCAAAATGCTCGGCGGCGGGGTCCCAGTCACTTGAGGTCAAAAACCCGAAGCCGAAGTGCTTGAGCGCTGGCCATGCCGCCATCGTCAGCGCGATGATGAGCAGGACCAACAGCAACGGCACACACATCGCGAACGCCGTGAGCACGGCGTCGTAGATACGATCCGACCACCCGCCGCCCTGAAGGTCCTGCCCGTCGATGGCAGTATTCGGGGTCCCCTGGCCGGAATCAGGCAATGGGGCGGCGGCGTTCGAGGGCGTCATGGAGACCTTAAATAAAGAAGAAGCGGGGGGCCTTTGATACGGCCCCCCGCTCCCCGGTACAGACTCGTGACAGAGTGGCGGTCCGACGGGCTAGAACGCCGCCGAGAGGTGCAGGAAGAGCACGTTCGTCTGGACCACCTGGGAACCGCTCGCACGTCCCAGATTCTGGATATCGAGCGACAGCGAGGTCTTCTGGTTCAGGTCGTAAATGATGCCGGCGATCAGCTGCTGGTTGGCCGCAGAGGTCGTCTGGGTCCCCGTGGCCGAACGCTGGTCGGAGTACGGCTTGAAGTTGTCGAGGCGGGCAAAGAGCTGCAGCGGCGACTTGTCCTTCGGCTCGGCGATCTCAAAGGGCCGGACGAGCACAAACGCCGAGGTCAGGGTGCCGCTGTTGGTGTAGGTGCCGCGGGCCGAGGCGGCGGTGTTCGCGCCGGTCTCGATCGTTTCGGTGCGCTGAGCAAACTCGGCGCCCGCCGTAAAGCGGCGGTCCTTGATGCCCGCGAACACGCCATAGCGGTTACGGTTGAGCGCGTCGCTGACCGTACCCACCTGGCCGGTGCCGCCGTTCTGGAACTTCGAAGCGGTGGAACCGAGGTACGCCCAGGGCGAAATCGTGAAGGTCTTCAGGAACCCGCTCTCGGCGCCGAACGGCGTCAGCGAGATGCGCGCCGACATGTCCTTGAAGCGGTCGGTCTCAGCGGCGCCGTAGCCCGGACCGTTAGCGATGCTGGCGTAGATCTCGCCCCATTTGTTCGGGAGCGTCACGAGGCCGGCGACGCCGACGTCGGACGAGGAGAAGAATCCATTGCGCTCGGCGGCCACCTGCGACACCCAACGCGGCCAGAACCCTTCTTCGTGATCGATGAGCGAGGTGTGCAGCATGCCGAAGCGCGCCGTGGCGTTGAAGCCTTTCTCGCCGCCGATGTCATGCAGGAAGTTGTACTGGAAGTAGGCGTACTTGAGGCGAATGGTCCACCCCGGGTAGTAGCCGTTCGTAGCGGCGGTCGTGTTGTTGAACACGTCCGTCGAGACGCGAATGCTGCCATCATCGCCGGCCGGCATGCGGAAGTTCAAATACACGCGTTCCACGTCGAACTTATTCGCGGCGTTGCCCGCGTTGCCCGCTTTGGCCGCCGAGTCCGATGCGTAGCGATAATTGGCGAGAATGACGCCGGAGAAGTCGAGCGCCGGAGTGACCGGCTTGACGTCCTGCGCAAGGGCGGACTGCCCGGAGAGGAGCGTCACTGCCGCAATCGTGGCGAGCAAGCCGCGGCGCAGCGTCGTCGAGAAAGTCATGAGTCTCTTGGTTCGTGAGAGGACTGAGCGAGCGACGCGGCCGTTACTTGGCGACCGCGATGGATGCCACACGCGCCTTCACCTGCTTCACCACGGCGGAGGGGAGCGGCGCATAGTCGAGCCCAGCAGCCGTCGCCTGTCCATCGACCAACATCCAGTTCAGGAAGTCCACCAACTTCTTGCCCTTGGCGGCATCGGCCTGCTTCTGGTAGACCAGCAACCACGTCATCGAAGCAATCGGGTACGCGCTCTTGCCCGGCGCGTTGACGATCGACACGCGGAAGTCGGTGTCCTTCGGCAGGCCCTTGGCCACGCCCGCAGCGGCGTCGGTGATCGTCTCGGTGGACGCCGTCACGAAGTTGCCGGAAGCGTTCTTCACGGCGCCGAACGAGATCTTGTTCTGACGCGCGTAGATCAGTTCCACATAGCCAATGGCGCCGGGAAGCTGCTGGACCTGACCGGCCACGCCTTCGTTGCCCTTACCACCCAAACCAACGGGCCACTTCACATCCTTGCCCTTGCCCGGCCCCTTCGCCCATTCGGGGCTCACGGCGGTCAGGTAGTCGGTCCAGATGTAGGTGGTGCCGCTACCGTCGGAACGGTGCACGACGAGAATGTCCTGCGCAGGAAGCGCCTCACCCTTGTTGATCGCGGTGATGCGCGGGTCGTTCCACTTAGTGATTTTGCCGAGGAAGATGTCGGCGATCACATCGCCGCTGAACTTGAGCTGTCCCTTGGCGCCCGGCACGTTGTACACGACGACCACACCGCCCATGACGGTCGGGATGTGGAGGATCGGGCCGCCCTTGGCCTTCCCCATTTCGTCATCGCTCATCGGGCCGTCGGTCGCGCCAAAGTCCACCGTCTGCTCGGAGATCTGGCGCACACCGCCGCCGGAGCCGATCGACTGATAGTTGATCTTCACACCGCTCTTCGCGGCGTAATCGTTGAACCACTTCGAATACACAGGATACGGAAACGTGGCGCCGGCGCCGGTGAGGTCCTGCGCGGCAGCGGGAAGAACGGCGCCTGCGATACCCAGCAAGGCGAGCGCGGCGGAACGGAAGGCACGAAGAGTCACGGTGTCTGCTCCTTACGGTTGAGGGGGAGGCAGAAAGCTGCTCTGGCTCCGTCACGGTGTTGCGAGTTCGCGGTAACGGACGAGTAACCCGCCGAGAAAGCCGAGGCCGCCCATCATCGCAGTCGGTGCTTCGCTGCTACTGGCCGTGTCATTCGGAGAACCGGCCTGCGCCGTACGAATCCAGTCCGAATGTCACGAAGAGAACGTTGTGTAACGACTGTCACGGCGAAGCCTCGCGCCCGTAACGGGGACGTAACAAGCCTCTCGCGCTCCGTGACCGCGGCCCCTGTTACGTCGCCGTTGCACGTCCGACACATCGCTGTCGCAAAGCGATGAGAAACTTCTGCGTTGCCAGCGCGCGCGGTGTTCGCGCCGCTCCTACTGGAGAACTCTATGACTCGTCGCACGATCCTCGGCGTCCTGCTTCTTCTTGCAGTCGTGTCGCACCGCTCGGCCGCGCAGGCGCTTCCCAGCGGCCGCATTACTGGCCGCGTCATCGACGCGGCCACGGGGCATGCGCTACACGATGTGGTCGTTCAAGTGGTCGGCACGACGCTCGGAGGGGCCACCAACGTCGACGGGCGGTATCGCCTGCAAGGGGTCGTGCCGGGCACGGTGACGCTGTATTTCCGCCGCATCGGCTATGCCGCAAAGACGGTCACGGGGCTTATGCTCGCGCCCGGCTCGAACCTCGAGCAGGATGTCGCG
The genomic region above belongs to Gemmatimonadota bacterium and contains:
- the pstS gene encoding phosphate ABC transporter substrate-binding protein PstS, yielding MLGIAGAVLPAAAQDLTGAGATFPYPVYSKWFNDYAAKSGVKINYQSIGSGGGVRQISEQTVDFGATDGPMSDDEMGKAKGGPILHIPTVMGGVVVVYNVPGAKGQLKFSGDVIADIFLGKITKWNDPRITAINKGEALPAQDILVVHRSDGSGTTYIWTDYLTAVSPEWAKGPGKGKDVKWPVGLGGKGNEGVAGQVQQLPGAIGYVELIYARQNKISFGAVKNASGNFVTASTETITDAAAGVAKGLPKDTDFRVSIVNAPGKSAYPIASMTWLLVYQKQADAAKGKKLVDFLNWMLVDGQATAAGLDYAPLPSAVVKQVKARVASIAVAK
- the pstC gene encoding phosphate ABC transporter permease subunit PstC, with amino-acid sequence MTPSNAAAPLPDSGQGTPNTAIDGQDLQGGGWSDRIYDAVLTAFAMCVPLLLVLLIIALTMAAWPALKHFGFGFLTSSDWDPAAEHFGAAPAIYGTIVSSVIALVIATPLAIGVAIFVAEFAPRWLRQPVGFLIDLLAAIPSVVYGLWGIFVLVPALRETVMPFLRDTLHLGATPFFSGPAYGPSMLAAGVVLAIMILPYISSVSREVLLAVPRSQREAALALGATRWEAIVGAVLPFARSGIIGGIILGLGRALGETMAVTMVIGNRHEIAASLFAPGYTIASLIANEFAEASGDMHLSALMAVGFVLFVITLLVNFVARWLVWQTSGGTRKVA
- a CDS encoding Ppx/GppA phosphatase family protein gives rise to the protein MTVLPIPRLQLGEHSSRAPRAEGEQRIAAIDIGSNSIRQIVADVSASGTIRVVDEMKAAPRLGTGLHATKLLAPEPMRLALESLARMATLARQLGASRVVAVATSAVRDATNGSLFLQRIRQETGLKVRILVGEEEARLAYRSALAHFELGKGRAVVIDIGGGSLELALAAEGLVEHLTSLPFGALRLTEQFLRGGKRSKSIRKLRKFVREEIKSAIPSRDWRGATVIGSGGTFTNLAGIYLARQGMQAARTVHGTKIPRAEVEHVLDLLSEMSPDELLAVPGLNSGRADIIVAGLAVVAEVLARVEPRDLTASAFGIREGLLLDVARVMPTIADPGEARQRSVREFAERCHYEELHSRQVQRLALQLFDALGKRLGCAPEDRLVLSDAALLHDVGYHINYQGHHKHSQHLILHADLLGIAPHEQVVIAHVARYHRGSVPDARKHEAFGRLDKPTRQRIIRLAALLRVADGFDRGHIAAVDTLRPRRTTRALRITATPVPKAKSLRLELWGAARKCTLLAELLGTPVDIVGPDGVPVRPAEMDEVVE
- the phoU gene encoding phosphate signaling complex protein PhoU, whose amino-acid sequence is MNTDTTRAAAEGEMPAGPPAFRHFHEQLRDLKQLLLEMSERAESLVELAVDALLHRDDAKAEAVIIGDHRMDQLEVEVEQLAISLLALQQPMARDLRFIVSTIKISSDLERVGDHAVNIAQSALRLSQLRGDIVPSPEIEDMARRARRMLSDALDAFVRADGVLGRAVCAMDDQVDALNDSVFRIVITHVLEDPKAITAALELFLVSRNLERVADLATNVGEDAVYLAEGKQIKHNFEER
- the pstB gene encoding phosphate ABC transporter ATP-binding protein PstB yields the protein MSPGSLTEQMVREPILDRPTGFGVPGTPGLIDASAFSFWYGKKQALHEITMDIQARSITAFIGPSGCGKSTFLRSINRLNELIPGTRHEGKIFLDDADIYARGTDVVALRQRTGMVFQRWNCFPKSIYENVAFGPRINGETDRAKLDEVVEGALRRAALWEEVKDRLRESAIGLSGGQQQRLCIARALANDPEVLLMDEPCSALDPIATQRIEELLVELKRELTIVIVTHNMQQAARVSDRTAFFFMGRLIEIGNTAALFTSPREAQTEAYITGRFG
- the ppk1 gene encoding polyphosphate kinase 1 produces the protein MSTLQAVDQNLRTQPSRFLNRELSWLEFNARVLAEAFDVRNPLLERLKFLAIFSSNLDEFYMVRVAGLRRQVSARVQQTPPDGLTARDQLERVERRVAELLAQAGTCLHEQLLPALAAHGVRLLAMSELSGPEREQVDAFFERNVYPVLTPLAVDPGHPFPYISNLSISLAVELRDPERGTDHFARVKVPKSLPRWVPVDGRPHQFVPMEAVIGSHLGRLFPGMQVVGWHTFRITRYSDLEVSNTEEPEDLLAMIEEQVFQRRFGEVVRLEVQTGMPSELRALLLEELRESEDPEFEQLGEREVYDAGPLLDLGELLSLSSRDLPELRDPPFQAAVPQELRDAERSIFDVIRERDLLVHHPFESFGATVEQFIEAASRDDNTLAIKMTLYRTSADGAIVRALTQAAQRGIQVAVLVELQARFEETNNINFARELESFGVHVAYGVPGLKTHAKLALVVRREPDGFRRYVHMGTGNYNSRTARVYTDMGLFTCSEAIGADVSDIFNMLTGFSRQRVYRKLVVAPSGLRNRMIQLIDREAEHARNGRPARIIAKMNALVDAETVDALYRASEAGVAIDLIVRGICCLRPQVSGLSENIRVTSVVGRYLEHSRMSFFANDGAGEYYIGSADWMPRNFDRRVEAVVPIEDVRWHAKLSAVLETYLTDNRNAWELTADGQYVQRTPGDAREQAAHRAFQRDAWAQPRDAAGLRDGMTASREIAVPRELRAELFG
- the pstB gene encoding phosphate ABC transporter ATP-binding protein PstB; the encoded protein is MSERPVATMSRPITTLRVERGGADEAPVAARIRVEELSASFSGKRAVKDVSMDVLDHRVTAIIGPSGCGKSTFLRCLNRMHETVSGATATGRVLLDGHDIFDPRVNPTAIRKHVGMVFQKPTPFPTMSIRENVAAGLKVHRPSPTGRELEAIVERALRRSALWDEVKDRLGAPATGLSGGQQQRLCIARALATDPEVLLLDEPTASLDPISTQSVEELVYELRKDVAVVMVTHNMQQAARVSDVTAFFLHGEMVECAPTAKIFTAPADARTEAYITGRFG
- the pstA gene encoding phosphate ABC transporter permease PstA, producing MSPLQTVPAGSLNAHDARETRPSARQRNAVARTARTLRRRRVVNAIMVTLLALSAVIAVIPLVLIVYHLGRSGLSSLNVAFFTQDPKSVGEVGGGMANAILGTLMVVGVGAAIGMPIGIGAGLYVAERRATKLATVVRFLADVLNGLPSIVMGIFAWEFLVRPLGHFSAWAGAVALAAMLVPMVTRTTEEMVRLVPQSLREAALALGYSRSRTAITVVLRTATAGIVTGALVAIARIAGETAPLLFTALGNQFRSYSLNKPIAALPLQIFQYAVSPYEDWHRQAWAGALVLIALVLTISLVARAATQSRVDSGSE